The following proteins are co-located in the Silene latifolia isolate original U9 population chromosome 1, ASM4854445v1, whole genome shotgun sequence genome:
- the LOC141602777 gene encoding cysteine-tryptophan domain-containing zinc finger protein 3: protein MISMGSREGRNRMEQGFSSYSNRRDIVMDDDVDVELEEGEACSYQDDDPAIDPDVALSYIGEKLQNVLGHFQKDFEGLVSAESLGPKNGEYGTFLPAYRRSPIGSHPKSPPRVQNRHTSQPSSTLPAEGRNHNSSATANVSHFTKRGPASAHPASSTASDPIPQNERCVQIPKSQAIQEELVPKSENRDQRTLKVRIKVGSENLSVKKNTAIYSGLGLDGSPSPSFDDSLKESQGLSRRQEGDSVESPTQILHMMTSFPLFGGCVLSPLMDNLLKLSEKPKHLLDIPARPSSKVNQRLLYRVKDNQTVSGETTMTFVDKESLRLQNKGVNNDKQVGFDFPLRDSDVDVVSCEELISNALKLPLLSDSYGNKEDVCSDGAKSSAKRPNGVVKEGKVIDPNETVTDLKCSTEFKDLGKPNGVAQLKEMSSSRGRKKTKKDRVRDSAAAANVVVESGKDGTQELTGRKNSDTKSPARKIEPESFSLEKDMKKMKDKYSDFFGNLSDNEGETINSPDGLSKERLKTSELVEKATLTYENISREKTRSVQTPEDITPEAKNSSKSRREIVSQTPLSGASHNASVPENRRPTSDQAFIGGDSDVWVECDECKKWRLLPPGSKEDELPDTWLCSFQTWLPNMNHCGISEEECIKVVRARYNSLPEIPTRLDVHLDKLAAGTTALDASQPIVSNDGKLKKTSKSTFRDNSNGPSSSSKKKQQSTKVKSSAKSKDNQLMNAQKTRSNDMSLETNMRKTSKQLQPDCHSDGGNFKSPNIKGRRGFEQELPKASKRSKTQVSLSGDSNRATSLVQGNGVLDASFGNAVVAEAVGKNQTRNSEFVSFGNSKNETGGKSSKQELNAFPEDGNIVPKKRKGDSFKDPPNATPSSGKRMDGDEHLRSKRHKVSKSEGKEASTSKRNSKTDRKNRSTSQQITDNNESLQKDSSSAHVAATSSSSKVSLKVKYKFQEMKGSPVESVSSSPLRGSISDKLASGGKGIAGKESIEPGVDHKSLINMQDKSGEGVTHQNRDKNQTCQFNMEKNEIKLSESYVEMPDNMEVYEERKHDSKNRVRDNFESNVDKCAEVTTRAQELTAPERKGQQGNDEKIPPKNFDAEEPKPKAIKSVSIKEKSQCLPPSDGKKNETSNIVPSSQGNNTTALCTDVHPKEPHPGLSKNPASNGHRVKNKEVPSPHKRESSSQAASSAIKEAKSLKHLADRLKNADPRESTGLYFDAALKFLHGASLLESGKNESAKQGDIVQAMQIYSDTAKLCRFCAHEYEKSKDMATAALAYKCMEVAYLRVVYSSHSIASRDRSELQTVLQMVPPGESPSSSASDIDNLNNTSTGDKAAQARSVDSPQLVGNLVIAARNRPNFSRLLSFAQDVNSAMEASRKSHIAFGAASASMGHKDTVDGITSIKRALDFNFHDVEGLLRLVRLAKEATSRLSS from the exons aTGATTTCTATGGGAAGTAGAGAAGGAAGAAATAGGATGGAGCAAGGATTTAGTAGTTATAGTAATAGAAGAGATATTGTtatggatgatgatgttgatgttgAACTTGAAGAAGGTGAAGCTTGTTCTTACCAGGATGATGATCCTGCCATTGACCCTGATGTTGCCCTTTCTTACATT GGCGAGAAACTGCAAAATGTTCTTGGACATTTTCAGAAAGATTTTGAAGGCCTGGTGTCAGCTGAGAGTTTGG GGCCAAAAAATGGAGAGTATGGTACATTTTTGCCCGCTTATCGCCGATCTCCGATTGGTTCTCATCCTAAAAGTCCGCCAAGAGTTCAAAACCGTCATACTAGCCAACCTTCAAGTACTTTGCCTGCAGAG GGTCGTAATCATAATTCTTCAGCGACAGCCAATGTCTCTCATTTTACAAAACGTGGACCGGCTTCTGCACATCCTGCCTCATCCACTGCTTCTGACCCCATCCCTCAAAATGAGCGATGCGTACAAATTCCAAAGTCACAAGCTATTCAAGAGGAGCTTGTTCCCAAATCTGAGAATCGTGATCAAAGAACACTGAAAGTTCGAATTAAAGTTGGGTCAGAAAACTTGTCAGTGAAGAAAAATACTGCAATCTACAGTGGTCTTGGACTTGATGGCTCTCCTTCACCATCCTTTGATGACAGCCTGAAGGAAAGTCAAGGGCTATCTCGTAGGCAAGAGGGTGATTCTGTTGAATCTCCCACTCAAATTCTCCAT ATGATGACATCCTTTCCATTGTTCGGAGGTTGTGTTTTGTCTCCGCTGATGGACAACCTACTTAAGTTAAGTGAAAAGCCAAAACATCTGCTGGATATTCCTGCAAGACCTTCCTCAAAGGTCAATCAACGTCTATTATATCGTGTCAAAGATAACCAAACGGTATCAGGGGAGACCACCATGACTTTTGTAGATAAAGAAAGCCTACGTCTGCAAAATAAGGGAGTGAACAATGACAAACAAGTTGGTTTTGACTTTCCTTTGAGGGATTCTGACGTCGATGTTGTGTCCTGTGAGGAGCTTATTTCTAATGCTTTGAAACTTCCTCTTTTATCTGATTCATACGGTAACAAGGAGGATGTTTGCTCTGACGGAGCAAAAAGCTCCGCTAAGAGGCCAAATGGGGTGGTTAAAGAAGGAAAAGTAATAGATCCCAATGAAACAGTGACTGACTTAAAATGTTCAACTGAATTTAAAGATCTTGGGAAGCCAAATGGAGTGGCCCAATTAAAAGAAATGTCGTCATCTCGAGGTAGGAAAAAGACAAAAAAAGATCGAGTTCGTGATTCTGCTGCAGCTGCGAATGTGGTGGTTGAAAGTGGTAAAGATGGGACCCAGGAACTGACTGGCAGGAAGAATTCCGATACCAAGTCTCCTGCACGTAAAATTGAACCAGAAAGTTTTTCTCTGGAAAAGGATATGAAGAAAATGAAAGATAAATATTCAGATTTCTTTGGGAATTTGAGTGATAATGAAGGTGAAACAATTAACTCCCCAGATGGGCTTTCTAAAGAGAGGTTGAAGACGTCTGAGCTAGTGGAGAAAGCTACATTAACATATGAGAACATTTCAAGGGAGAAGACACGATCTGTTCAGACTCCTGAGGATATAACTCCTGAAGCGAAAAACTCCAGCAAATCACGTAGAGAAATTGTTTCTCAAACACCTCTCAGTGGGGCATCCCATAATGCTTCTGTGCCAGAGAACAGAAGACCCACATCTGACCAAGCTTTTATTGGAGGTGATTCAGATGTATGGGTTGAATGTGACGAATGTAAAAAGTGGCGGCTTCTTCCACCTGGCTCCAAAGAAGATGAGCTTCCTGATACGTGGCTCTGCAGCTTTCAAACCTGGCT GCCTAATATGAATCACTGCGGCATTAGTGAGGAAGAATGCATTAAAGTTGTTAGAGCACGTTACAACTCGCTTCCAGAGATCCCAACCAGACTGGATGTTCATCTTGATAAATTGGCAGCCGGCACAACTGCATTAGATGCATCACAACCTATTGTTTCTAATGATGGGAAACTGAAGAAAACATCCAAATCAACTTTCCGGGATAATTCAAATGGGCCTTCTAGCTCGTCAAAGAAGAAACAACAGTCAACTAAAGTCAAAAGTTCagcaaaatcaaaggacaaccaATTGATGAATGCACAAAAAACCAGGTCCAATGATATGTCTCTGGAGACAAATATGCGCAAAACATCTAAGCAGCTGCAACCTGATTGTCATTCTGATGGAG GTAATTTTAAGAGCCCAAATATCAAAGGCAGAAGGGGATTTGAGCAAGAGTTGCCTAAAGCATCTAAGAGAAGCAAGACACAGGTTTCGCTAAGTGGTGATAGTAACAGGGCGACTTCTCTTGTTCAAGGGAACGGGGTGTTGGATGCCAGCTTTGGGAATGCAGTAGTGGCTGAGGCAGTTGGAAAGAATCAGACGAGAAACTCAGAATTTGTTTCCTTTGGAAATTCAAAGAATGAGACAGGTGGTAAAAGTTCGAAACAAGAACTTAATGCTTTCCCAGAAGATGGTAATATTGTTCCCAAGAAAAGAAAAGGGGATAGTTTTAAGGATCCTCCGAACGCGACTCCATCATCTGGAAAAAGGATGGATGGTGATGAACATTTGAGAAGCAAACGCCACAAGGTGTCCAAGTCCGAAGGGAAGGAAGCTAGTACAAGTAAAAGAAATAGTAAAACAGACAGGAAGAATAGAAGTACTTCACAACAGATAACTGATAATAACGAGTCTCTACAAAAGGATTCCTCAAGTGCCCATGTGGCTGCCACATCAAGTTCTTCCAAAGTATCTCTCAAAGTGAAGTACAAGTTCCAGGAAATGAAAGGTTCACCAGTTGAATCAGTTTCTTCGTCTCCCTTGAGAGGTTCCATCTCCGATAAGCTTGCATCAGGAGGTAAAGGAATAGCGGGGAAAGAGTCAATTGAGCCTGGAGTTGATCATAAGTCTCTGATTAACATGCAAGACAAAAGTGGTGAAGGTGTAACACATCAAAATAGGGATAAAAATCAGACTTGTCAATTTAATATGGAAAAGAATGAGATCAAGTTGTCTGAATCTTATGTCGAAATGCCGGACAATATGGAGGTTTATGAAGAGAGAAAACACGACAGTAAAAACAGAGTTCGCGACAACTTTGAAAGCAATGTCGATAAATGTGCAGAGGTTACTACTCGAGCCCAGGAACTCACTGCTCCGGAGCGCAAAGGGCAACAGGGTAACGATGAGAAAATACCTCCAAAAAATTTTGACGCGGAAGAGCCAAAGCCCAAGGCCATTAAATCAGTGTCTATAAAAGAGAAATCTCAGTGTTTGCCACCTTCTGATGGAAAGAAGAATGAGACCTCAAATATTGTACCATCATCGCAGGGTAATAACACGACAGCATTGTGTACTGATGTTCATCCGAAAGAACCTCATCCTGGTCTGTCTAAGAATCCAGCGTCCAATGGGCACAGAGTTAAGAATAAAGAGGTCCCTAGTCCACATAAAAGAGAGTCATCAAGTCAGGCGGCAAGCAGTGCAATAAAAGAAGCCAAGAGTCTCAAACACTTGGCCGATCGACTAAAG AATGCTGATCCAAGGGAGAGTACAGGATTGTATTTCGATGCTGCACTTAAATTTCTTCATGGAGCCTCCTTGCTAGAATCTGGAAAGAACGAGAGTGCTAAACAAGGGGATATTGTTCAAGCAATGCAAATATATAGTGATACCGCAAAGCTTTGTCG GTTTTGTGCCCATGAGTATGAAAAGTCTAAAGACATGGCTACAGCTGCACTTGCATACAAATGTATGGAGGTTGCATATTTGAGGGTTGTATATTCATCACACAGCATCGCAAGCAGAGATCGGTCTGAATTGCAAACTGTTCTGCAGATGGTTCCTCCAG GAGAATCGCCTTCTTCTTCTGCCTCTGACATTGATAACTTGAACAATACTTCAACCGGCGACAAGGCGGCCCAAGCTAGGAGTGTTGAttctcctcaacttgttggaaacCTTGTCATTGCTGCTAGGAATCGTCCAAACTTTTCAAGACTTCTCAGCTTT GCTCAAGATGTAAATTCTGCAATGGAAGCTTCAAGAAAATCACATATTGCTTTTGGAGCTGCTAGTGCTAGTATGGGTCACAAAGATACCGTGGATGGTATCACTTCCATCAAGAGAGCTCTAGACTTCAACTTCCATGACGTTGAGGGACTATTGCGCTTAGTACGGCTTGCTAAGGAAGCAACAAGCCGTTTAAGTAGCTAA